The following coding sequences are from one Megamonas funiformis window:
- a CDS encoding flavodoxin produces MAKIIAEQLHADCLEIIPQKPYPQAYNAVVNQAKHEISQNYQPDIKDIQIDLNKYSTIFIGSPNWWSTIAPPILTFIMQNQNHLINKEVIPFCTHGGGGFGHIPQDIKKLCSQSKILTGLASYDSTASNTDIHKWLTKINIL; encoded by the coding sequence ATGGCAAAAATTATTGCCGAACAACTTCATGCTGACTGTTTAGAAATTATTCCACAAAAACCTTATCCCCAAGCCTATAATGCAGTTGTCAATCAAGCTAAACATGAAATTTCTCAAAACTATCAACCTGACATCAAAGATATTCAAATAGATTTAAATAAATATTCCACTATTTTTATTGGCTCACCTAATTGGTGGAGTACTATTGCACCACCTATACTCACTTTCATTATGCAAAATCAAAATCATTTAATAAATAAAGAAGTCATTCCATTCTGTACTCATGGTGGAGGTGGCTTCGGTCATATCCCTCAAGATATAAAAAAATTATGTTCTCAATCAAAAATTCTCACAGGATTAGCTTCTTATGATAGCACTGCTTCAAATACAGATATTCATAAATGGTTAACTAAAATAAATATTTTATAA
- a CDS encoding flavodoxin family protein, translating to MNRRDFIKLSGSGLLTLFLSGCGLSALTNKPETTANANDHIGENKMKIVVITGSPHKAGTSALLADKFIEGATSAGHEVFRFNSAFEDIHPCQGCDHCGMNGPCIQNDAIEQTLMPKLIGADLIVLITPLYYYGMSAQIKTVVDRFYSRTGSLHRKKSILMATAYNSADWTMEALVHHYETLVRYMEWQDIGKVLAIGCGSRPIIERTEFPNQAYQIGYNL from the coding sequence ATGAACCGTAGAGATTTTATCAAATTAAGTGGCTCAGGTTTATTGACTCTATTTTTGAGTGGTTGTGGATTATCTGCATTGACAAATAAACCTGAAACAACAGCTAATGCTAATGATCATATAGGAGAAAATAAAATGAAAATTGTAGTTATTACAGGTAGTCCTCATAAAGCAGGAACTTCAGCTTTATTAGCTGATAAATTTATCGAAGGAGCAACAAGTGCTGGACATGAAGTCTTTCGTTTTAATTCTGCATTTGAAGATATTCATCCTTGCCAAGGTTGCGACCATTGTGGCATGAATGGGCCTTGTATTCAAAACGATGCTATTGAACAAACACTTATGCCAAAATTAATTGGTGCGGATTTAATTGTTTTAATTACACCTCTTTATTATTATGGTATGTCTGCCCAAATAAAAACTGTTGTTGATAGATTTTATTCACGTACAGGCTCCTTGCATCGTAAAAAATCAATTTTAATGGCAACTGCTTATAATAGTGCTGATTGGACTATGGAAGCTTTAGTTCACCATTATGAAACGCTAGTGCGTTATATGGAATGGCAAGATATCGGCAAAGTCTTAGCCATTGGTTGTGGCTCTCGTCCTATCATTGAACGTACAGAATTTCCTAATCAAGCATATCAAATAGGCTACAACCTTTAA
- a CDS encoding NAD(P)-dependent oxidoreductase, protein MSLKLVIAETIGIDEKTLNELAKDILPQDVEIKYYNSLADSDEEKIKRCKDADAVIIANKPYRENVLKACSNLKMLSVAFTGVDHVDMDYCHEHNILVSNCSGYANEAVSELVIGMCISLYRKLAECGMATKNHETSNGLRGLELCRKKFGIIGAGAIGLKVAKLAKAFGCEVYCYRRHIPENSEFEFVDMDTILKECDIISLHMPLTKETTSMINAEKIALMKKNAILINTARGKVIDTQALADALNKGKIAGASVDVFDTEPPIGAENPLLTAKNVVLSPHIGFDTQEAMQKRAIIALENIAKWIEGKPQNIM, encoded by the coding sequence ATGAGTTTAAAATTAGTTATAGCGGAAACGATAGGTATAGATGAAAAAACATTGAATGAATTAGCAAAAGATATTTTACCTCAAGATGTAGAAATCAAATATTATAATTCTTTAGCAGATAGCGATGAAGAAAAAATCAAACGCTGTAAAGATGCTGATGCAGTGATAATAGCTAATAAACCATATAGAGAAAATGTTTTAAAAGCATGTAGTAATTTAAAAATGCTCTCTGTTGCTTTTACTGGTGTAGACCATGTAGATATGGATTATTGTCATGAACATAATATATTAGTTTCTAATTGTTCAGGATATGCAAATGAAGCTGTTAGCGAGCTTGTAATCGGTATGTGTATAAGCCTATATAGAAAATTAGCTGAGTGTGGTATGGCTACAAAAAATCATGAAACAAGTAATGGTCTTCGCGGATTAGAACTTTGTCGTAAAAAATTTGGTATTATTGGAGCAGGTGCTATTGGCTTAAAAGTAGCAAAATTAGCTAAAGCTTTTGGTTGTGAAGTATATTGTTATCGCAGACATATTCCTGAAAATAGTGAATTTGAATTTGTGGATATGGATACTATTTTGAAAGAATGCGATATTATTTCACTGCATATGCCACTTACAAAAGAAACTACATCTATGATAAATGCAGAAAAAATTGCTTTGATGAAGAAAAATGCTATTTTAATCAATACAGCTAGAGGAAAAGTTATCGATACTCAAGCTTTAGCTGATGCTTTAAATAAGGGGAAAATTGCTGGTGCTAGCGTTGATGTTTTTGATACAGAACCACCTATTGGAGCAGAAAACCCATTGTTGACTGCTAAAAATGTTGTGTTATCTCCACATATTGGATTTGATACGCAAGAAGCTATGCAGAAAAGAGCTATTATAGCTTTAGAAAACATTGCAAAATGGATTGAGGGAAAACCACAAAATATTATGTAA
- a CDS encoding LysR family transcriptional regulator, translating to MEFRLLKYFLMVAREENITKAANLLHITQPTLSRQLIQLEEELGVTLFQRSKHRIILTEDGMLLRRRANEIISLMEKTQQELTKECDDLVGEISIGCGETQNMSYLSQKIKEFHKVHPLVKFHIHSTTADEIKERIENGLLDMGLVTEPVDISKYNFFRLPQKEQWGILVHEKHRLAQKTFITPDDLINEPLIIAKRTAVQNELINWFNNSSEKLNIVATYNLILNAANMVKHQIGVALCFNLNFDNLYQDLRFIPLFPEIKTGAVLIWKKNHIYSQTMSHFIKSIKNA from the coding sequence ATGGAATTTCGTTTATTAAAATATTTTTTAATGGTAGCTCGCGAAGAAAATATAACAAAAGCAGCTAATTTGTTGCATATTACACAGCCCACTTTATCTAGACAACTTATCCAATTAGAAGAAGAACTTGGAGTAACTTTATTTCAACGAAGTAAGCATCGTATTATTTTAACTGAAGATGGTATGTTATTGCGTCGTCGAGCCAATGAAATAATTTCTTTGATGGAAAAAACACAACAAGAGCTGACAAAAGAATGCGATGATTTAGTTGGAGAAATTTCTATAGGTTGTGGTGAAACTCAAAATATGTCATATTTATCTCAAAAAATAAAAGAATTCCATAAAGTTCATCCATTAGTAAAATTCCATATTCATAGTACTACTGCAGATGAAATTAAAGAACGCATAGAAAATGGTCTTTTAGATATGGGATTAGTAACTGAACCAGTTGATATTAGTAAATATAATTTCTTTCGTTTACCGCAAAAAGAGCAATGGGGCATTTTAGTCCATGAAAAACATAGATTGGCTCAAAAAACATTTATCACACCTGACGATTTAATCAATGAACCACTAATCATTGCTAAACGTACAGCAGTACAAAATGAATTAATTAATTGGTTTAATAATTCTTCAGAAAAATTAAACATTGTAGCAACGTATAATCTAATTTTAAATGCTGCCAATATGGTAAAACATCAAATTGGTGTAGCCCTTTGTTTTAATCTTAATTTTGATAACTTGTATCAAGATTTACGCTTCATACCATTATTTCCTGAAATAAAAACAGGAGCAGTTCTCATTTGGAAGAAAAATCATATATATTCACAAACTATGTCTCATTTTATCAAAAGTATTAAAAATGCTTAA
- a CDS encoding alpha/beta hydrolase, translating to MITSGAEPFLLPGGSKGVLLIHGFTGSPSEMILLGNYLYRQGYTVLGVRLAGHGTTVEEMANTNWHEWYHSACDGYHLLRGICSEISVIGLSMGGLLAMRIGRDFPVKKIISMSAPVYIANERNLRFLPPLEKSVGRYQRKNRRELPELAKRYNVSYNKMPLVCVHQLLEIIAKTKEILPEISKPILIVQSKNDHTVKEESGQYIYDHIGSKDKQLFKLNFSGHLVTLDIEHDKLFNKIEKFLK from the coding sequence ATGATTACTAGTGGTGCAGAGCCATTTTTGTTACCTGGAGGTTCAAAGGGTGTATTATTGATACATGGATTTACAGGCTCGCCTTCTGAAATGATATTATTAGGAAATTATTTATACAGACAAGGTTATACTGTATTAGGTGTGCGCTTGGCTGGTCATGGTACAACTGTAGAAGAAATGGCTAATACTAATTGGCATGAATGGTATCATAGTGCATGTGATGGATATCATTTATTGCGTGGCATTTGCAGTGAAATATCTGTAATTGGTCTATCTATGGGCGGTTTATTAGCTATGCGAATTGGCAGGGATTTTCCTGTGAAAAAAATAATTTCAATGTCTGCTCCTGTATATATAGCTAATGAACGCAATTTAAGATTTTTACCACCACTTGAAAAATCAGTGGGACGATATCAGCGTAAAAATAGACGAGAATTACCTGAACTAGCTAAGAGATACAATGTATCTTATAATAAAATGCCACTTGTCTGTGTGCATCAATTATTAGAGATAATAGCCAAAACAAAAGAAATTCTACCAGAAATTTCAAAACCAATTTTGATTGTTCAAAGTAAAAATGACCATACAGTAAAAGAAGAAAGTGGTCAATATATTTATGACCATATTGGTAGCAAGGATAAACAATTATTTAAATTGAATTTTTCAGGTCATTTAGTTACTTTAGATATTGAACATGATAAATTATTTAATAAAATAGAGAAATTTTTGAAATAA
- a CDS encoding aldo/keto reductase, translated as MQYRYLGKDKLKVSALGLGCMGFTQSYPPYLPENEAIFVLQQAVDLGINFFDTAEVYGPYTNEELLGKALKPYRSQIILATKFGFDLAHKMDNANRPVALSSKPKDIRNALEDSLKRLQTDYIDLYYQHRVDPQTPIEEVAETMKDLIKEGKILHWGLSEASVKTIRKAHAICPVTAVQSEYSMWYREVEQELLPTLEELNIGFVPFSPLGKAILTGRFNKDTHFAKDDFRSQIPRFNSENLNHNYILIEYVQKLAQEKQVLPAQIALGWLLAQKPWIVPIPGTKKVSRLKENINSINVTFSAEELSMINKHLNSINLQGARYPQSQENLIDK; from the coding sequence ATGCAATATAGATATTTAGGTAAAGATAAATTAAAAGTATCTGCTTTGGGCTTAGGTTGTATGGGATTTACTCAAAGTTATCCGCCATATCTTCCTGAAAATGAAGCTATCTTCGTGTTACAGCAAGCCGTTGATTTAGGTATTAACTTTTTTGATACAGCTGAAGTATATGGCCCATATACAAATGAAGAATTATTAGGCAAAGCATTAAAACCATATCGTTCCCAAATTATTCTCGCTACAAAATTCGGTTTTGATTTAGCTCATAAAATGGATAATGCTAATAGACCAGTGGCGCTTTCTAGTAAACCTAAAGATATTCGCAATGCACTTGAAGACTCTTTGAAACGATTGCAAACAGATTACATTGATTTATATTATCAACATCGTGTTGACCCACAAACTCCGATTGAAGAAGTAGCAGAAACTATGAAAGATTTAATCAAAGAAGGAAAGATTTTACATTGGGGATTATCAGAAGCTAGTGTAAAGACTATCCGTAAAGCTCATGCTATCTGCCCTGTAACTGCTGTACAAAGTGAATATTCCATGTGGTATCGTGAAGTTGAACAAGAATTATTACCTACTCTTGAAGAACTTAATATCGGCTTTGTTCCTTTCAGTCCTTTAGGTAAAGCTATTTTAACAGGACGATTTAATAAAGATACTCATTTTGCTAAAGATGATTTTCGCAGTCAAATACCTCGTTTCAATAGCGAAAATTTAAATCACAATTATATTTTAATCGAATATGTACAAAAATTAGCACAAGAAAAACAAGTTTTACCTGCACAAATTGCTCTTGGTTGGCTTTTAGCTCAAAAACCTTGGATAGTACCTATTCCTGGAACTAAAAAAGTTTCTCGACTAAAGGAAAATATCAATAGTATAAATGTAACATTCTCTGCTGAAGAATTATCCATGATTAACAAACATTTAAATTCAATCAATCTTCAAGGTGCAAGATATCCTCAATCACAAGAAAATTTAATAGATAAATAA
- a CDS encoding aldo/keto reductase: protein MDKLTLNNQVTIPLTGLGVYQINNLDECEHTVLNALKIGYRLIDTDACYGNEKAVGKAIKKSQIPREDIFISSKVWIQDAGYQKTKQSFARTLENLQTDYLDLYLIHMPFGDYHGSWQAMEELYASGKIKAIGVCNFLPDRLVDLILTHNIIPAINQIELHLLCQQQELLKLMKKYDIKPMAWAPFIEGKEKIFENPLLISLAKKYNKTTAQIILKWLRQNNIISIPKSTNYTHLQENIQLNNFTLTAEELDTLTQLDKKHSIILDLHDINEVYRLHNIKFIQ from the coding sequence ATGGATAAACTTACATTAAACAACCAAGTAACAATACCACTTACAGGATTAGGTGTTTATCAAATAAACAATCTTGACGAATGTGAACATACTGTATTAAATGCTTTAAAAATAGGTTATCGTTTAATAGATACAGATGCTTGTTATGGCAACGAAAAAGCCGTTGGCAAGGCAATCAAAAAAAGTCAAATTCCTCGTGAAGATATTTTTATATCGTCTAAAGTTTGGATACAAGATGCTGGTTACCAAAAAACAAAACAATCATTTGCTAGAACATTAGAAAATTTACAAACAGATTATTTAGATTTATATCTTATTCATATGCCTTTTGGTGATTACCATGGCAGTTGGCAAGCTATGGAAGAATTATATGCTTCTGGAAAAATAAAAGCTATTGGCGTTTGCAATTTTCTACCAGATAGATTAGTTGATTTAATTTTAACTCATAATATTATACCAGCAATTAATCAAATAGAACTCCATTTACTTTGTCAACAACAAGAATTATTAAAACTCATGAAAAAATATGATATAAAACCTATGGCATGGGCTCCATTTATTGAAGGTAAAGAAAAAATTTTTGAAAATCCTCTATTGATTTCTTTAGCTAAAAAATATAACAAAACTACAGCACAGATTATTTTGAAATGGCTAAGACAAAATAATATCATCAGTATTCCAAAATCTACAAATTATACACATCTTCAAGAAAATATACAACTAAATAATTTTACTTTAACAGCAGAAGAATTAGATACTCTTACTCAATTAGATAAAAAACATAGCATTATTCTTGACTTACACGATATAAATGAAGTTTATCGCTTGCACAATATTAAATTTATCCAATAA
- a CDS encoding cyclophilin-like fold protein: protein MKKIFLLLSLLLMTFSLTACNAQVEPTQDNTTTNTNVKTTTETTSSSTLTQTKIIKLTTTNNQTIEIELNNSPAANDLYNQLPLSIDLEDYSTNEKIFYPPNKLNTESTPKATPKIGTLAYYEPWGDVVIFYDDFHANNDLYELGHVISGEDIVSELSGIVTIETMPNQ, encoded by the coding sequence ATGAAAAAAATCTTTCTACTGCTAAGTTTATTATTAATGACCTTTTCTCTAACAGCTTGCAATGCTCAAGTAGAACCAACTCAAGATAATACTACAACTAATACTAATGTAAAAACAACAACTGAAACTACATCGTCATCAACTTTAACACAAACTAAAATTATAAAATTAACAACTACTAATAATCAAACTATTGAAATCGAATTAAATAATAGTCCAGCTGCTAATGATTTATATAATCAATTACCACTATCCATAGATTTAGAGGATTATAGTACAAATGAAAAAATATTCTATCCACCTAATAAATTAAATACAGAAAGCACACCTAAAGCCACACCTAAAATCGGAACTTTAGCTTATTATGAGCCATGGGGAGATGTTGTTATTTTCTATGATGATTTCCATGCTAACAACGATTTATATGAATTAGGCCATGTTATTTCTGGTGAAGATATAGTATCCGAGCTATCAGGTATAGTAACTATTGAAACTATGCCTAATCAATGA
- a CDS encoding helix-turn-helix domain-containing protein: MTIDEASKLYNIPLEILHEYEKWGLCNAVKKVMGSWQYDDSDLENLNLIMTLHDIGFSIEEIENYMRLLLDKNNHSDKLQLYSLNKKRNELLDEIHFREKQLERLNYLRYKIEHKYTK; this comes from the coding sequence ATGACAATTGATGAAGCAAGCAAACTTTATAACATTCCCCTAGAAATTTTGCATGAATATGAAAAATGGGGTTTATGTAATGCAGTAAAAAAAGTCATGGGTTCATGGCAATATGATGATAGTGATTTAGAAAATCTAAATTTAATCATGACCTTACATGATATAGGTTTTAGCATTGAAGAAATTGAAAATTACATGCGTCTATTGCTCGATAAAAATAATCATAGTGATAAATTACAATTATATAGTTTAAATAAAAAACGCAATGAACTTCTTGATGAAATCCATTTCCGTGAAAAACAATTAGAACGCTTAAATTATCTTCGTTACAAAATCGAACATAAATATACTAAATAA
- the secG gene encoding preprotein translocase subunit SecG, with protein MLLTILMIIDALVAIGLIASVLMQEGKTAGMGSLSGQNETAFSSSARGMDALMARFTVFFAVLFMIITLIIAKMVA; from the coding sequence ATGTTATTGACTATTTTGATGATTATAGATGCGTTAGTAGCAATTGGCTTGATTGCTTCTGTGCTTATGCAAGAAGGTAAGACTGCTGGCATGGGAAGTTTATCAGGACAAAATGAAACGGCTTTTAGTAGCAGTGCTCGCGGTATGGACGCATTAATGGCCCGTTTCACTGTGTTTTTTGCTGTACTGTTTATGATAATTACTTTAATCATAGCTAAAATGGTAGCATAA